ATGCATGTGCTCTGACCCCAAGACAAATTCTTTCCAGCCTGTCCTTGCTTCCTTCAGACCCTTCATCCCGCAGTGCTGTTTATTCCTCCAACGTATGCGCAGTGGCTGCCCGGCCTCGGTCCCTGCCACAGGTGGCCTGCCACAGGTGGCCCAGGCTCCCACAGGTGGCCTGTCAAGCTAGTCAGACAGCGGTGAGATGAGCAAGCACCGAGGAGGGGTAAGAATGGGGACACCCTCCACACTGGTCTGCAGAAACTGAGTGCTTACAAGGATGCAGGACTTTCAGTTTTTAATCTGGGACAGTCACAGGCAAACTGGAACAAGTCAGTCACCctagggaaagagggaaaaagaaaccaTGAAAAGGGACTTCTCCCTCTCAAACTGCAGAGAGAGTCCTTGCATGGCAGCAAGCACCATAATAAGCATTTTGTGGCGGTTTCCACTCCAATGACCCAGCTCTCAGCATCCATGCCTCCAGTGAAGCCACGGCTCAATTTGTGCTTGAGCTCAATGCTATTTCTTTGCTCCAACATTTTCACATTGTGGTTCATCACTGTGGGCAAGAAAAAAGTCGCCCTGACTGCCTAACCAGCAGATCCCACAGCCACACGTCACACAGCAGCCTCCACACACAGTCAGCCAGCGATAATGGAGCTGCAACAACAAATTGACATGTGCACATTTATTACCCAGAGGAATTCCCAAGTGAGGTAACACTCTAGGAGAAATAATCTCCCAGAAGTATCAGATGAAATGTATTCACAGCCATCCTGGAAGTTCACTGTTAAAGACATCCAAGAAAAACCCCAACTTCgttattttaacaaatgtttgggGGAACagctttctgggaaaaaaatgattttccttCAAAACagactataaaatattatttcagcaaATTCAGAAGAAGGACCAATTCAGGATGGGAAAGATTTATCTTCAAACCCAAAAGCAATCAAACTATTTACAACAGTAAACTCTGCTCTCAACGGGGCCCTCTTCACCAGCGAAAATGTAACTATTGCTTGAGTAGTTTCAGATCTCTGGTGTCCATATAAATTCCCTGTTCTTCTTGGATTTATGCCAAAAAAAAGTGGCTAAACCAATCCAAGCAAAAATTCAAAATGTTAGGTATCTGTTAccatattctgtttttatttgggtaacccaattaaaaaatggatttatCATAATTTTCTCCAGTTCCAGGTGAGAAGAGCCTGTGTACCCATTTCATGAGCACAAATTGGGACCCTCTAGCTGGCTGTGAACAATTAGTCAAATGTTTTCATTAGTAAGAATTATTTAACAAGCATTACAGCTATATGAAGCTGTTCCAGACCCAGTGGAGCAATCAGAGGTGTGCCTGTTGTTTTTGAAGGTGTTTACTACCTGGGGAAACCCACTTAGCAGTGAACCCAGAAAGCAAACAGGGAAGTGGGAGCAGCAAGATGGATTAAGAGCTGAAAGATGTTTCAATTTCCCAAGCGCTATCACATCCCTCATATATTTTCTGTCCTGGGATCCTTATAAAAACCTTGTAGGGTGGTGACTATTATTGCTTTGgagatgaagaaagtgagatGGGGAGGAAAGTGACTTGCCTTTAGCCACAGAGTTGgtgaatggcagagccaggatgtgTACCCAAAGCTTCCCCTGAGAAAGTGTTCATAAACGTGATGTTTGTGGCCATCTCAGCCACCCCTAAGGATCAATGATTTTCAATCTTCAGAATCGAAAGAGAGCCTTGGAAATTACCAGCTCCAGCCTATTCCACTTAGAGACGAGACAATGAGCCACAGAAGACCCAACAACCTTCCTGTGCCAAGGTTGAAAGTACCAAGTAACTGAGTTGAAATCCAAGCCCAGGGCTTCTGCCTCTGACCTAAGTATTTCTATTACCCAGGGCTCTTTCCCAGACAACCTGGAAGTTCATTCTGTAGAGTGGAGGGGTGGTTTTTAGGCCCTCCTTCAGGAAAATGGTGGAGGCGAGCCTAAGACAGAAAATTTAGTCCATAACAGGCTTCTGATCTGTGCAGGAACAAACTCGTTTCCCCATCCCACACCACCTCCCCAAATCCTGCTACAAATCTTGGGCTTGCTAGAATGCAGAAGAAAGTAGATTTTGCACGGCCCGTTCAAGTCATCCATATTTATCCGAGGAGtacatgttgtgtgtgttctccaAATGTGCATTATACCGACAGGTCTGCCTGCTCCAGCCATAAAAAGGCTCTGTTACTTCTCCTGGTCAAAGGTTTCAGGATGAATGTCTTGTAGCATGATACATCAGTATCAAAAGAGATCAGGTAACTCTGGTCAGTGGCCTATGAAGAGATTTCCTTTACAACTAAGGAAAACTAATAAACCATTGTAGAAGGCGTAGATGTTCTGTGGCACTCAAATTCCTAGGCTCTGTCTTAAAATAGGCTTCAAAGCTCACATTCATTTGTTTCCAAGGTACCCGTTTTCAGGTTTTGTAAGGCTTCTTTTGAGGAACAAAAGTCCACAAAGTTCTTGTTAAGATCAGGCTTGTGAATTTGTTCTCccagtaaatgttttttaaagattctttgcCCTAGAAACGTactggggaagagagaaagggtCCTGTGAACAAGAAATTGGATTGTTTAGCAGACTGAAATCACACCCGTATGTACCAGACGCTTTTCCATGTGCTGTATGCAAGTTAGTTTCTGACATCACCCCATGAAGTAGGTGGTGCCAATCATCCCCATTGTACCAGGGGGTACTCCATGCAATTTCTTTGCCTTGAGAGAGTGAATCAGAAGTTGGGGGAGACATGTGTCAGTgtccagagagagataaagaagggcccTAACCCAGGGTCCTGAGGCTTCATTCCTGGTTCCCAAGCAGACACAACATACCTCTCCACCCATGCTCCCCTCCCCAGTGCACCTTTCTGGCCACCTACTCAAAATCAAACCCACCCCCTCCTGCCCTGGCACCCCTAATTCCTCCTTCCTGGTCTACTCATTGTTCACAGTCTTCCCCACCTTCTTGAATGCTGTTtgatttctttgcttttcatgTTCATCTGTATTGCTGTCGCTCTGTCTCAGACTGTAACGTCCATGAAAGCAAGATTGGAGGGAGTTTTGCCTTGTATACATTGATGTCTCCCAAGGCCTGGAACAGGGCTTGACATATGACAGGTACTAAATAAGTGTTTGTTGTgactgagagagggagagagaaagggagggagggagagagggggtaaaggaagaaagaaaaaagaatacccACGAGCAGACTGTATGTTCTTCCTTCCACTCTGAGGGGGGAGTTTGAACTAGATGACTTCTAAGCCTCTTTAAAATCTAATTACCTCTAATTCTAAAATCAACCCAAATTAAAAGTTGTAATTTTAATAGATAGCCACCCTAGGAATTAAGGAAAGTCAAATCGAGAAGACCCAACACCCCAAATGGGTATGTGATGAGCAGGCCGGCATCCCGATGACTGGGGCTCAGTGAGTGTAAAGAAACCTCCGTGATCTCTGCAATGTCTGCAGTGCTGCACGCATTGCAACCACTGCCACCATAGTTCCAATCATCTGTGGCCTCAGACAGGTGTACGAGCTGCCTAAGGCCTGTGGTAGACCAGCAAAATTTGGTCTGTTTCCTCCAACAAAGAGCTGCCAGCTGGGAGCCTGAGGGAGCAGAGCCTCACACTCAGCCCTGGGACCCTTCACATGCTTTGCCTTGACAGTCCCCACCAGCCGCCCCCACTCTCCACCAGtccctctggctcccctgcctTCCATGCAAGGCCGTAACCCCCTTTCAGACTGTCTGGGCTTCCCAAAGACAGGCCTCCACATGCACACACGTTCACTTACAGCAGTTACTACTGGACGTTCATTGATGTCTAATATATGTGTTTTCCCCTTTGTATTAGCCTGGGAGCTTGTGAATCCAGGTTAGCAGGACACACATGCATAATGGAAATCTGCCCCCACCTGTCCTCACCCTGATCCTTCCTCTGCTGCCTATTTGGCTGTCAGCTATTCTGCCAGCATCTGCCAAGGCCCTGTCAGCTATCAGTCACCAGGCCTTCAGGGTTGAAAAATCAGAGGTGAATGAATGGCATGCCGTGGCGGCCTCAGGGGACCTCATGGTGTAGGAGACCTGGGGGGCAATTAAGACAGCTTTTCCATCTCCACAGATGATAGAGGTTCACAACAGTTGGAAAATGTCCACATGGGGATACAAGTAAGGCTTCTTGAATGAGATGACATTGGGTTTGCCATTCAAGGTTGAAATGAACTTCAATAAACAGAAACTGAATAACCCGAGGGAATGCGGTGAAACAAGCTAGAGGTGAGAAAGCTCGACAGTGGCTGGAGGAGCTGGAATGAGGAGCACCCAGAGAGAGGCGAGGGGTGACGGAGCCGGTGAGCTGGGGAGCCAGGCAGAAGCAGCCTCACATGTCGAGCTGGATTTGCACTTTATCCTGTAAGTGTTGGGAACTACTGAAAGTTTTCACTGGGTCAGTTTCGATGACTATGGACACATTTTATAGGTGGGTGAATGAGCCAGAGATAGGAGGCCACAGTGTGAGCAGCAGGAAAGCTACTCCACGGAAAGAACACTGAGCTGACCATCAGACCAGACTTCAGTCCCACATTCCTCCACTAACGGGATCCCATGACCCATTCCATGAAATGAAGTAATTCAATAAGCTGATCTCTACACACCATCTAAATCCTATCATTTATTGATTTGCTGTAGAGCAGTTCCTCTGTCTCGAAACCGCTTTTGGTATGCAGAGATGGTTTCTCAGGTGATTCAAACAAGCCGCTCAATTCTTCTGTGACTATAGCAATTACCTTGTAGGTAATTGCAGAGCTAAACAGGGTGACACTTTTCCTCAGCTTGGCCAAGAAAAGCAAATAAGGTCTTTCACTTCAGTgttaatatttcaatatatatttttaatccacCAAATGCAGAAAGTTCTCTTTAATGTAACaacatgaagaacatttttaaaaaaaggaatcatAGACATTTAGAAGAGAGAATGGACACTAGACATTAGAATGAGAGCATGGAATTTGGCTGAGCTTCCTAGTGGCCAGAGCAAAAAAAGAGCCTGGTAAGAAGCAGCTCAGGGCCTCATTTATCGCAACCATATTTCTCCTCCATGGCTAGAGTTTCATCTTTTCTGAAATATTCAGGTAGGTTTTTATGGGGACCATAGAGAAGTTGGGATGAATGAACTGAACTTAAAAGATTAATTACTCTAAGGTCATTTAACTTTCTTTGGGTTTATGGGTACAAAGAAAAATGGTGCAGAGGCTGCAGTGACTTGGGGCCTATAAAATGTGAATGAACAGGAAGGCTTTTTGAATGACAATTCCAAAGGGACTTTCAAAGAAGGATCAGTACTATCTAGCATGGGGATGGGAGCAAGTAGAGGGATTAAAGAGGATTTTACCCATAACTTTCAGCACCATGTCAGAAATGTCCATGGCAGTACCACCCACCGCATAGCTCTAGGACAAGCGTCTGTAACTGGGATAAGGACCTTATGTTCAAATCTCCCACTGGCCTTTATAAAATGATGAAAGCATAGAGACCCACATAGCCTAGGTTCTCCCATCTCTGTCCCTTACAGTCTGTGACTAAACAAGCAAAACCCTTTCCCATCCCTAGACTTGTGCTCTTCCAAGCAAAGCAGACCTTTTTCAGTTCAGAGCTAAAAATCTGGTATGAATAAACCTTGGAGAAGTAACGGAATACCACCTTTCACTCAAACAAGAAACAGGTTACTTTTGGTTTTCAGTTCTGAGAAACTGAATGCCTCACAAGCCAAAGATATCACTACTTCCTATTAGGGAATCTCTCAGAAATGCCTTCCTAGCAAATCATGCCTCCTTCCAACCTGTTGACACTGGCTCCATCCTCCAGAACTTGCAAAGGGTAATCCTACTTCCACAGGGCCACCCAAACACCTGAATGACAGCTTCAGAAAACAGACAAGAGCTACAATATACCCGTGAATCTCCTGAAGGGACATGGCATGTGACCTGGGCCACACAGCTGACACTTCATCAGTTACTTTTGTGCTTCCGGTTGAGAGCTCCTGGAGGGGAGGGGCCAACCTCATCTAATTATTCTGCAATAATGCCTAAAGTTGAAGAATACATTTTCCTCTACACCCTGCATCACGAAGCTGTCTGCCAACAGGACAAGCACAACACCAATCACAGCCAAGTTACACAACCCTGCCTTGATCTTATTCCTCTCATCCTTAAGTGTTGACCAAGTCTGGTGTCACAGCTTAATTTCATTAAACACAAAATATCTGAAAGTGCTTTGTGAACTACTAGATGCTATTATTATGCAGAGTCACTAGTAACAACAACTCTGTTAGGTGTAACCTGCAAGAAATGCCTTAACCTTCCTAAACTTGTGCCATGTCCCCTCTATCCCAAGTGGGGACAATGGCCTCCCCCCAACCAGTACTGCAAAGACAGGGCTATCCATGGAAACTTAACTTCCTTCTATAAAGTATGTACTACATAAGGGACAGAGTTTAACTAAAtgctattaaggaaaaaaaagttgcaTCATTTAACtgctatttattttcataaacatgAGGTATTTCAAAGTGCTATAAGATGCAGcactaaatatatacattttgaagaaattaaaCACAGAACTTTGCATTTACCCAGTTCTATGCACCAAACATGAACAAATACATTAACAGGAAGAAACAGGCTAGGaaaaaggcatatatatatagtaaatttCTTTACAAAAGTTTCTTAGTTCAAAAAGTGATAAAGTAATATCTACTCAAAACTTTCACAACTCATTTTCATACGAAAATATAAGTATCAAATTTAGTTATGTATCAGCGTCATACTAAAGTATACAGGCAGTGTAAGAATTAGTACAGTACATAACAGAGATTAACAATATATTTGTATACAAAACATGCTCCTCAAACATTGAGGTATTACAGTACTTAGGTATGAACTTCCAGTCGAATACTGGCCGCAAAAGCCACCTCTCATTACCCAGGACGTATACAAAAGGCGGGCGTGTCAATGGTATTTACAGAAATGTTCCCCAGGGGTATCAAATGGCCAACCCCTTTACGTGGCATCTGCTGGAACTTAAGcaccattttaaaaagaaggaatgaCTTTCTGTTGTCTGGAAACTTGGAACAAACAAGGTGACTTCAACAGCCCCAGAGGCTCCCAATGGTCACAAACTTCAACCACGGTCTCGGAGGTGACATGGAGGACGCGAGGGCCACCCAGCGTCCCACACCCAGGCCCTCTCCCAAGCTCCTGGCAGGACCCAACGTGTTCTGCTCCCCACCCAGATCCAAACTCGACAGGGGATCAATTTGAAAGTAAACCAACATTCTTAATGTCAACACAAcgtttgcttaaaaaaaaaaatcaaaatgtgcaAAGTGGCAGTGACTGTCCCGTTCCGAGAGACGTTTAGCAAGTCCGAGTGTGTTCGATTTTCTTTAGTAACTGTTGCTGTCTTGCCTGCAACTTCTCCTTCTCCAGCAAAAGCTGGTGCTCCTCGGCCTGAAGGGAGTGGACGTACTCGGTGGCCTTTTTCAAAATGACCACCTTGGCGGCCTTCTCGTTCTTCACCAGCTCTGGCACATGGTCCCTGAGCGTGAGGAAGCTGGACCGCAGGTCATTGCGGCGCTGGCGCTCCAGGATGTTGTGGTTCCGGCGGCGCTCGCTGTCCTCCGAGTCAGAGTTGCGGGGGCTCAAGCTCTTAGCCTTTGGGGGTATGACACTCTTGAGGGGGCGCGGGGATGCCTCACTCTTCATCTTCTTCTGGGGTGGCACGTCCTCGCTCTCCACGTAGGGCGACGGGGCGGCGTAATTGTGCTGCTGATGGACCGGGACGCAGCGTTTGAGGATCAGCTCACCGGGCACGGCCCGCCCCGGGCCCAGGGCCGCATTCTTGGGGCGCACAGTGATGGTGAAGGTGGTGACCGCCTTGCTGGAGGAGGACCGCCGCTTCTCCACCGTCACCACATCGATTTCCTCCTCttcgtcttcctcctcctcatcgTCATCATCTTTGAAAACAAGATGGCACCATTAGTTATTCTCATCGTGAGACATGTATGATGACTTAAACTCTTGTCTATCCAGTTTCTCACAGCAGGTCCTGGAAGAACGTTCTCTGATCTCTGATTAGGGATCTATCCACAAAGATTGGGCAGAATTGTGCTTTAGGTCTCTTTAAATATATCTGGAAATAACTTTTTCCTTCCCTACATTCCTGCAACTTACAGCCTCTATTCCGACGTCAGCAGGTGTCAGGAATATAAAGAACCTGGTTTGGGGATGAGACAGGACCTTGGGTCCATCACTCCAGCTGTGTGATCCCTGGGCCAGTTACTTCacctttctcagcctcagtttctgcagCTGTTCAATGGGGATTATAACACTGTGCATTCTAGAGTAGGACAGATAACATGGTGGAGAGCTGGGCCTCTCCACAGATGCCCAGTAAATGGaaagcctttatttttattatcactaGGCTACCCCAcagattatttatatttctatctcTATAATTTGGAATTGAGGCTCATTTTAAGGGCAGTTTACAcatggttcattttatttttaagtccctAAACAAGCTTAAAGAACTCTTTAACtatggaagaaaaataacttgTCTACTATGAACCTGAATTCTACATAGTGAACAGCTTTTCGTGTAACAAAGATCAAACCTTAACAATGTTGTAACCCACAGGAGCTGTAAACCTAAAAAATGGGGGCGCCTCTTTCCCAAGTCAATAACGGCAACAAAAGCATGCGTGcccttttctccatttcctcctttacacTACCACAGGGGACAGAAAATAATTGCTCAAAATGCAAGCATGAAAATCAAAACACATCTTCTGCTTGATCTGAAGGGGACCGGAAAGCTGAACAATTGTGGGATTTGTTCTAAACCCGAAATGTGAGGCTGTTCCAGTCTGTGGGTCCCTTTAAGCCAATGTTTTGGTTTTCTGCCAAGAAGACAGCTGTTGGAAGGAAGTGCTTCCTCACGGAAAGCTGTCAAGGCACAGACATTAAAGAGACAGACCCATTTCAAACCGGAGGGTTATCACCAAGTTTCCTTCCAGGATCCTCAGATGAATGGGTCCTCAGCCCTGAAGGAAAATTTGGCATTTTATCCACCTGCATTTTGAAAACACTGGTTTTCAAGGCCCAAAGGGGCCCCCAGCTCTCTATACAAGGGCAGACTACTCAAGTATTTGGATAGAGTTCTTTACCTCGAGAGTCCCAGGTAGAGTATTGGTTTAGCCCTACTCTTCAGTTTCAGACAGACATAGGCACACAATAGAACCAATCAATGAGTTCTTCCAGGATGTGTTCATTCCTGGGGAGCCTTGGTTAGGTCCCCGCCCTCACCTTGAAGGGCCCTGGGTCAGAAACACAACTCAGATCTGAAATTAGTCCTGGAATTCTGGCCAGAAGACAAAATTGGCCCCAGTTCTCACTGCACACTGTAGAGAGGCGGCCCCTTGAGAATGTACACAACCGGGGTTGTACTTGCGGACAGCTGctgaatggagggagggagagagggaggggtgcCCTCACCACCCCCAGGCTTTCAGATCTTTGGTTTGCCTGCTGGCCAGCATATCGCCCCCTGCTGGCCACGGACCAGAAGCAAATAGCCCACCACCCACTGAGGGAGGGGAAGGACTACCGaggtttgaaaataaataaataaacaaaactggtACCAGCCATCTGTGCAACCTCCTAACTTCCTGCAGCCTGCATAGGATTTTGCACCGCCTTTGTGTTCTCTGTGGGTGTCTGACCTCCCCTGACCTGGGCTGCACCGGCCCTTTTCCACCCTCGTGCTAAcaggtttcagcccaggcaatGCACTCAGCGGCCCCTAAACGCCCATCCGGCTTGAGTCCCCCAATTTGCCCTAATTTTCTTCCTTGGACTGCGCTGCAAGAGAGGTGGGGGACGGGGGGACGGCCAGTGGAGTCAGGCACCCGTCGAGGGTGAAGAACTTCCCGAAGGTGAGGCTTTGGAGCCCGCTCATTAGCggctctcactctctctctcctcctgaccCCGAGGATCAGTTTGGAGGGAACCGGACCGGTCAGCCTCCAGCACAACCTCGAAAATACTCCTCGCAAAGCCAAACCCGTAAACAGTAACAAAGGATGGGCGACCCCCTCCTCCACTACCCCAGGGAGGCAGTCGGACCCCGGCACCTACCTGAGTCGCTCAGGGTGTCCTCTCCGGAGGTGCTGAGGGCCTTGTGGTCACCGCCGATGGCCGAGCGGCCGCTGGGGCGCGGAAGAGCGGCCACTGGGGCGCCGGCCGGGGCCGCTGCACTCACTCCGGAGGCGACCGCAGCGCCCGTTGCCGGAGCGACGGCCGGCGCGGGATCGCGCTTGTTCACCGGGAAGGGAAAGACCACGGCGGGATCCACGCACTCCGCGGCGGGGTGGGCGAGCTCGGTGGGCAGGGCGGCTCCGGCACGGCCCGTCCCCGCAGCGGCGCCATGCGCGCGGCCCGCAGGGCTGGTGGCGCCCGCTCCCGGGGCAGGAGCTGCGGGGCCGGCGGCCGGTGCCCCGCGGCCGTGCTGCAGCTTCTCGCTCACCGCACGTTCCAGCTTCTCTCGGGCCGAGAAGCCGCTCCACATGCAGTCCTGAAGGATGACCGGGTTGGGGGTGAGGCCGCCCAAGCCCCCCAGGCCGAATGCGTCCTCCTCGGCCGGGTTGCCCCACAGATCGGCCTCGGGCAGCAGCATCTCGGTGGCCCAGTTCGGGGGCTCCGGACTGTGCTCCGGGAAGGCACGGCTGGGCGACAGCGGGGGCGTAGGCAGCAGCTCAAACTTCTTCCAGATGTCCTCCCCCGGGGGGGTCGAGTCGGGGCCGCCGAAGTAGAAGTCGTCTTCGTCCGGGTAGAAGCAGGGCTGCAGTGAGTCAAACTCGAggtctgggttcttgcagatCATCCCCGGCATGGTGGACGTTGTGCAGCTCGGCATCGACTCGCCTCCTGGCCGGCGAACGAAGGCTTCTTTCCGCCCCGCTTGTTTTAGTTCGGGGGGTGCTTCCTTCCCGTTGGGGGCGCGGAGGGCGGGGGCCCGCGCCAACCTCCGACACTGCAACCGACAGACACACCAGGAGAAGGGTTGGCAAGAGGTGACGAATGGGGGAACAGGCAGTGGGCGCCCCCTCTAACCCCGTTCCTCAATCTCTCTTCCAAACACCCCCACTCCGCCCTGCGCTCCAGAAGGTGGAAGAAGTTCTgtctcctgctctctccctccttttgtGTACAAGCTGTCTACggcaggaggtgggggggggggtttgCAGATGCGGGCGGTGGCGGCGTGGCTCGGCAACTTTGGAAACTGCCATTTCATTCACCCAAGGCACTGCCTGGGGGAGGGGTCTGTTCCAAGGCTGCAGAATGCTACCCTCTCACCAGCTCACCGACAGCCCCAGTTGCACCAATCTATGGCCAGCTGTTCCAACCAAGCCCAGGCTCCAACCCAGATACCAGACAGAGGATCTGGAGTGCTCTcaacctcaacccccctgcttTGTAAAATTG
This genomic interval from Manis javanica isolate MJ-LG chromosome 1, MJ_LKY, whole genome shotgun sequence contains the following:
- the MYCN gene encoding N-myc proto-oncogene protein isoform X1; the protein is MPSCTTSTMPGMICKNPDLEFDSLQPCFYPDEDDFYFGGPDSTPPGEDIWKKFELLPTPPLSPSRAFPEHSPEPPNWATEMLLPEADLWGNPAEEDAFGLGGLGGLTPNPVILQDCMWSGFSAREKLERAVSEKLQHGRGAPAAGPAAPAPGAGATSPAGRAHGAAAGTGRAGAALPTELAHPAAECVDPAVVFPFPVNKRDPAPAVAPATGAAVASGVSAAAPAGAPVAALPRPSGRSAIGGDHKALSTSGEDTLSDSDDDDEEEEDEEEEIDVVTVEKRRSSSSKAVTTFTITVRPKNAALGPGRAVPGELILKRCVPVHQQHNYAAPSPYVESEDVPPQKKMKSEASPRPLKSVIPPKAKSLSPRNSDSEDSERRRNHNILERQRRNDLRSSFLTLRDHVPELVKNEKAAKVVILKKATEYVHSLQAEEHQLLLEKEKLQARQQQLLKKIEHTRTC
- the MYCN gene encoding N-myc proto-oncogene protein isoform X2, which encodes MRGAPGNWVGAELALARRKRAQTAATRRPPPPRPPEDPRAESPLDPRQSAGDDDDEEEEDEEEEIDVVTVEKRRSSSSKAVTTFTITVRPKNAALGPGRAVPGELILKRCVPVHQQHNYAAPSPYVESEDVPPQKKMKSEASPRPLKSVIPPKAKSLSPRNSDSEDSERRRNHNILERQRRNDLRSSFLTLRDHVPELVKNEKAAKVVILKKATEYVHSLQAEEHQLLLEKEKLQARQQQLLKKIEHTRTC